One Sphingopyxis macrogoltabida genomic region harbors:
- the rbfA gene encoding 30S ribosome-binding factor RbfA codes for MRHKEQPQGPSVRVLRVGEQVRHVLSEILARGDVHDDVLATHPVSVTEVRMSPDLRHATVFVKPLLGKDEAAVLKALRTNTAYLQREVAHRIRMKYAAKLKFLADESFDEASHIDALLRDPKVARDLESGEAE; via the coding sequence ATGCGGCATAAGGAACAACCCCAAGGCCCGTCGGTTCGCGTGCTGCGCGTCGGCGAACAGGTGCGTCATGTACTGAGCGAAATCCTCGCGCGCGGCGACGTGCACGACGACGTGCTGGCCACGCATCCGGTCAGCGTGACCGAGGTGCGCATGTCGCCCGACCTCCGTCACGCGACGGTGTTCGTGAAACCGTTGCTCGGCAAGGACGAGGCGGCGGTGCTCAAGGCGCTGCGCACCAACACCGCCTATCTGCAGCGCGAGGTCGCGCATCGCATCCGCATGAAATATGCCGCGAAGCTCAAATTCCTCGCCGACGAAAGCTTCGACGAGGCGAGCCATATCGATGCATTGCTGCGCGATCCGAAGGTAGCGCGCGATCTGGAGAGCGGCGAGGCGGAATAA
- the infB gene encoding translation initiation factor IF-2 encodes MSDEQDKPTLTRKPLGLKRTVEAGQVQQQFSHGRRNTVVVEVKRRRVLGRPGEAAPAPEAEEVQAAPAPAPAPAPAPKPAAPRATESDSLMSRQERQAQLLREAEEARMAALEENRRRDEAARARAAEEEKARAEARVEQAAAKADEPAPAPAAAEPAAPEVPAAAAEPQAEAAPRPATTSAAPAPRRFTPVEAPKRPEPKRPEPKANRGTDNRRQSGKLTVTRALNEDEGARARSLAALKRAREKEKRSHMTSSGPREKQVREVVVPESITVQELANRMAEKGSDLVKALFKMGSPVTINQAIDQDTAELLVTEFGHEIKRVSEADIDIRHDEDVDDAAQLKPRAPVVTIMGHVDHGKTSLLDALRGANVQAGEAGGITQHIGAYQVKAKDGSVITFLDTPGHEAFTEMRQRGANVTDIVILVVAADDGLKPQSIEAINHAKAAGVPIIVAINKVDKEGANPQRVRERLLEHELVVEEMGGDVQNVEVSALKKTGLDKLLDAIAVQAEIMELKANPDRAAEGTVIEAKLDKGRGPVATILVRRGTLKVGDIFVCGAESGRVRALIDDHGKQIKEAGPSMPVEVLGLGGVPMAGDTLTVVENEARAREVAAYRQEQATRKRTVQAPVSLEGMFEALADKANVIQYPVVIKGDVQGSVEAIVNALNRISTDEIKVRVLQSGAGAITEGDVTLAAATGAPIIGFNVRPNAKARDIAKREKVRFMYHDVIYHLTDEVRKEMAGELGPERIENVVGRAEVKDVFPAGKRDKAAGLLVLEGSIRKGLHARLTRDDVIVSATTIASLRRFKDDVAEVRAGLECGVVLADTNDIKPGDHLEVFEVELRERTL; translated from the coding sequence ATGAGTGACGAACAGGACAAGCCGACCCTTACCCGCAAGCCTCTGGGGCTGAAGCGGACGGTCGAGGCCGGGCAGGTGCAGCAGCAGTTCAGCCACGGACGCCGCAACACGGTGGTGGTCGAGGTGAAGCGCCGCCGCGTGCTCGGTCGTCCGGGCGAAGCCGCTCCGGCGCCCGAGGCCGAAGAGGTTCAGGCCGCTCCGGCCCCCGCTCCGGCCCCCGCCCCGGCTCCCAAGCCTGCGGCGCCGCGCGCGACCGAGTCCGACAGCCTGATGTCGCGTCAGGAACGCCAGGCGCAGTTGCTCCGCGAAGCGGAAGAGGCCCGCATGGCGGCGCTCGAGGAAAATCGCCGCCGCGACGAAGCGGCGCGCGCGCGCGCTGCCGAGGAAGAAAAGGCGCGGGCCGAAGCGCGTGTCGAACAGGCGGCCGCCAAGGCGGACGAACCCGCTCCGGCGCCGGCTGCTGCCGAACCGGCCGCACCCGAAGTCCCCGCCGCAGCCGCCGAGCCGCAGGCCGAGGCTGCGCCGCGTCCTGCGACCACCAGCGCCGCCCCCGCGCCGCGCCGCTTCACGCCGGTCGAGGCGCCCAAGCGCCCCGAACCCAAGCGCCCCGAGCCCAAGGCGAACCGCGGCACTGACAATCGCCGCCAGTCGGGCAAGCTCACCGTCACGCGCGCGCTCAACGAGGACGAGGGCGCTCGCGCGCGCAGCCTCGCGGCGCTGAAACGCGCCCGCGAAAAGGAAAAGCGCTCGCACATGACCTCGTCGGGTCCGCGCGAGAAGCAGGTCCGCGAAGTCGTCGTTCCCGAATCGATCACGGTACAGGAACTCGCCAACCGCATGGCCGAAAAGGGCAGCGATCTGGTCAAGGCGCTGTTCAAGATGGGCAGCCCGGTCACGATCAATCAGGCGATCGATCAGGATACCGCCGAACTGCTTGTCACCGAGTTCGGGCACGAGATCAAGCGCGTCAGCGAAGCCGATATCGACATTCGCCACGACGAGGATGTCGACGATGCCGCGCAGCTCAAGCCGCGCGCACCGGTCGTCACGATCATGGGCCATGTCGATCACGGCAAGACCAGCCTGCTCGACGCGCTGCGCGGCGCGAATGTGCAGGCGGGCGAAGCCGGCGGCATCACACAGCATATCGGCGCCTATCAGGTAAAGGCGAAGGACGGCAGCGTCATCACCTTCCTCGATACGCCGGGCCATGAAGCGTTTACCGAGATGCGCCAGCGCGGCGCGAACGTCACCGACATCGTCATCCTCGTGGTGGCGGCCGACGATGGGCTGAAACCGCAGTCGATCGAGGCGATCAACCATGCGAAGGCGGCCGGCGTGCCGATCATCGTCGCGATCAACAAGGTCGACAAGGAAGGTGCCAACCCGCAGCGCGTCCGCGAACGCCTGCTCGAACATGAGCTGGTGGTCGAGGAAATGGGCGGCGACGTCCAGAATGTCGAAGTGTCGGCGCTGAAGAAGACCGGTCTCGACAAATTGCTCGACGCGATCGCGGTGCAGGCCGAAATCATGGAGCTGAAGGCGAACCCCGATCGCGCCGCCGAAGGCACGGTGATCGAGGCGAAGCTCGACAAGGGCCGCGGCCCGGTGGCGACGATCCTCGTTCGCCGCGGTACCTTGAAGGTCGGTGACATCTTCGTCTGCGGCGCCGAAAGCGGCCGCGTCCGCGCGCTCATCGACGATCATGGCAAACAGATCAAGGAAGCCGGTCCGTCGATGCCGGTCGAGGTCCTCGGCCTTGGCGGCGTCCCGATGGCGGGCGACACGCTGACCGTCGTCGAGAATGAGGCGCGTGCCCGCGAAGTCGCGGCATACCGCCAGGAGCAGGCGACGCGCAAGCGCACGGTGCAGGCGCCCGTCAGCCTGGAGGGCATGTTCGAGGCGCTCGCGGACAAGGCGAATGTCATCCAGTATCCGGTGGTGATCAAGGGCGACGTGCAGGGCAGCGTTGAGGCGATCGTCAATGCGCTCAACAGGATATCGACCGACGAGATCAAGGTTCGCGTGCTCCAGTCGGGCGCCGGAGCCATCACCGAAGGCGATGTGACGCTCGCGGCGGCGACGGGAGCCCCGATCATCGGCTTCAACGTCCGCCCCAACGCCAAGGCGCGCGATATCGCGAAGCGCGAGAAAGTGCGCTTCATGTATCATGACGTCATCTATCATCTGACCGACGAGGTCCGCAAAGAGATGGCGGGCGAGCTGGGTCCCGAACGCATCGAGAATGTCGTCGGCCGCGCCGAGGTCAAGGATGTCTTCCCCGCCGGCAAGCGCGACAAGGCCGCCGGCCTGCTCGTGCTCGAAGGGTCGATCCGCAAGGGCCTCCACGCACGCCTCACGCGCGACGACGTCATCGTCTCGGCGACGACGATCGCGTCGCTGCGCCGTTTCAAGGACGACGTCGCCGAAGTGCGCGCCGGTCTCGAATGCGGTGTCGTGCTGGCCGATACCAACGATATCAAGCCGGGCGACCACCTCGAAGTCTTCGAGGTCGAGCTGCGCGAACGGACGCTGTAA
- a CDS encoding DUF448 domain-containing protein: MRTPRNDQLTETDRAKGRGQHVPERRCVVTGEVSPAEQLVRLALGPDGSIAPDVHGKAPGRGAWIGVSRADLETAQAKGKLKGGLARALHEGQFTIPDDLGDRIEAQLRRATLDRLGLESRSGTLISGNEKIEQAARRGQVRLLLHASDAGEDGRKKLAQAWRVGEDDEGSGREGRVLPVDRHTLSMALGRENAVHLAITDARAADRVLAHLSRWQFFTGWSRDAANRDSDPLAPPPAGEEKTGAAPAGTAASDAF, encoded by the coding sequence ATGCGGACCCCGCGCAATGATCAGCTGACCGAAACCGACCGCGCAAAGGGGCGCGGCCAGCATGTGCCCGAGCGGCGCTGCGTCGTCACCGGCGAGGTTTCGCCGGCGGAGCAGCTCGTGCGCCTGGCGCTCGGCCCCGACGGCAGCATCGCGCCCGACGTGCATGGCAAGGCGCCGGGACGCGGCGCGTGGATCGGCGTTTCGCGCGCCGACCTTGAAACCGCGCAGGCGAAGGGCAAGCTGAAAGGCGGGCTGGCGCGCGCTCTGCATGAGGGTCAGTTCACCATCCCCGACGATCTGGGCGACCGGATCGAGGCACAGCTTCGGCGCGCGACGCTCGACCGGCTGGGTCTCGAATCCCGTTCGGGAACGCTGATCAGCGGCAATGAAAAGATCGAACAGGCGGCGCGGCGCGGACAGGTCCGGCTGTTGCTCCACGCCAGCGACGCGGGCGAGGATGGCCGCAAGAAACTGGCGCAGGCATGGCGCGTCGGCGAGGACGACGAGGGCTCGGGCCGCGAGGGCCGGGTCTTGCCGGTGGACCGGCACACCCTATCTATGGCATTGGGCCGCGAGAATGCGGTGCATCTGGCGATCACGGACGCCCGCGCGGCGGACCGGGTGCTGGCGCATTTGAGCCGCTGGCAGTTTTTCACAGGATGGAGTAGGGACGCGGCCAACCGCGATTCCGATCCGCTTGCCCCGCCGCCCGCCGGCGAGGAAAAAACAGGGGCGGCGCCAGCTGGCACCGCCGCTTCGGACGCGTTTTGA